The window TTTGTCCGGTTTTCAGCGTTCTTAGTTTTAAGTCAATTGACTcatatatcatcatcattgtTTGTAGATGTAGCCAGGATTTGTGTGATCACAAAATCTTACTACATAACAAAGTAACaaatatcttaaatatttgtacaatTCTGACAATTGACTTGGTTGCAAAGACTTCTAAGTTGATAAAGAGAAGTCATTCCTCCGTTTCTAGAGGTTTCAGGAACTAATCCTTAAAGTAATcttactactattataaaggcgaaagtttgtatggatgtttgttactctttcacgcaaaaactactgaaccgattaccatgaaatttggtatgtaggtagctgaagacccagaataacacataggctactttttatcccagagttcccgcgggattgatagggtttccatgcggacgaagtcgcgggcggcctctagtttaaaatatatttagcattcattattaagtttattaccTGTAGCGAACTAAGCGTGAACGCAGTCATCCTTCTAATACTGAATCTCTCATGTTGCCACGCCAGCGTCTCATCAGCAAGGTTGATCTTCTTATGGTTGAGGGGTGCTCCGAGCCTGGACTTAATGGAGTGAGCTGCGCCACCAGGCTTAGGAGGTTTGGACACGTGCATCGTGAGCGACGGCGCGGAGGATATCGCGTCCAGGCACATTGCGAAGGAAACGTCCTgttgataaaaagaaataaaacgatTAATAACTATTAATAACGCCGCTTTCTCGAAGCGATACGACATCGCTCAGAtagagatgcagtggtcctattctagagtgccgggaaccgcacggcatagAAAATCCTATTACGGTCATGTACCCATGACTCTTCTgagttatgtatatttagtttgaatacaaacCAAGACAATTAACATCGGATAAAATATCGTGAGAAGAGATGTACATGCAAGGATGTGTAACAATGGTTTTATCACTCCTCTTTTTGCGAGGGGTTAACAGAGAAAACATCTTTTcgcttgccacgattcctCTGCacatttctttcgcttcatccacattcatcagtcttttcgtgcAAGTGCGACTGTTTAAGGTACTCTCGGTGAGCTGataatatcctactactattataaaggcgaaagtttgtatggatgtatggatgtttgttactctttcacgcaaaaactactgaaccgattaccatgaaatttggtatgtaggtagctgaagacccagaataacacataggctactttttatcccagagttcccgcgggattgatagggtttccatgcggacgaagtcgcgggcggcctctagtatctGAATATTAGTTGAATCATACACCACGTCTCTAAGCCTTGTTGGGTAGACGGAGacagcagtctcgaaaagactgaactgaaaggcgacgttcagctatatggcttcacgatgtaattgagattcaaatagtgacatatattagcccatcgcttacaagagaAATCTCaagtcttttacgacacccatgggaaagagatggagttgtcctattcttttttctattagtgtcaggaactacacggcatcaATCAAATCAGTATGATTAAATATTCTTTCTAGTaaccttttaatattttctatttcaatacaaaaacaaaagtttttccAAAATTACGGTATCTGCGTAGGTATAAGCGGACGGCCATACCGCCATATTTCTTAAGCAGCTTGATAAGAATTTCCCTCATTTTCATTCCCGCTGGTATTTAAGGAAATCCTTTCAAAGTGCACCCCTGTACCATATTAAGATTCTACATAAACAAACCTGCAATAAAGCAGCATCAGCGGCGTCCAGCTGCTCCTCCAGCCACTTCTTGGCCGCGAAGTAGTTGAGCGAGTGGCCGGCCGCCGTCAGCACGAACAGCAGCGTGGCCGCGCCCCGGGCGCCGGGCCGCGAGTACAGCCGCGAGAAGATCCGCGCCAGCTCCACGACCGCCACCGCGCCTGATGCGTTCGAGTCCGCGCCGAGGGACAGATCCTGGCAAAAAAAAGGGGTATACATTTTGGataagtacccgaaaccgccgagcttgcacgaagagagttatgaatgtggatgaagcgaaggaaatatgcagagatcgtggcaagtggaaagaggtagtctctgcgtacccctccgggaaagaggcgtaattttatgtttgtatgtatgtatgtacatattggATTACAAGTGTTCTTTTATTATctactagctgtacccgcgccttcgtccgcgtggaatagttattttggacatcattgaagccctcaaagatgaataatttaccccgatttttttcacattttccgttATTTCTTCGGTCCTTATAgttgaagcgtgattttatatagcctaaaaccgtcctcgataaatggtctattcgacataaaaataatttttcaatttgaacgaATAGATCCTGAGATacgcgcgttcaaacaaactcttcagctttataatattagtatagatgtgtgacagtaactaaatttaaatattattctagTTAACACTTACAGGGGCTACACCAGAAGAGTCATAATGAGCCGCTATGATGATTGTCTGAGAACCAGCTCGTCCGACCAACTTCCCGTGTAAGGTGACCGGTTTGGAGTCCAACTTCTGAGGTACAGGTGCTGACACAACTGCAACCAAAATATATTGCTATgggcatattatttttacaatttattaggtacttacttactagCTATTGActgcgacttcgttcgccgtaaAACAAAATCTGCGTGAGTAATAGATCACAATTTCAATGGAAAATGTGCTGAAGAGGGAAATTTTTGTATATCAGATTTTAAGAGGGACCGAGCCTGACACATCTGAGAAAACTGCATTCAAATAGAAGATAGTTCTCGTGTGATGCTAGTGTAAATacaaagacaaaaattctaaaaatctcATTTCTGGCTTCTTTTAGTCTTATCAAcccaatttttgttttttattatgtttcaaGTTGTATGTTTAGATGGATAAAATGGATATTGCAAGTTTGATGGGCTTTTAATTaatccataatatatttttgattaatttttatgtgactttgtttaatttattgtaaaaaaaataacattataggCCCATGCCtgacaaaaactactttttatttgattgagGGCCAAACACATCTAGATAGAGGATATCTAACTATTTTTAACAAAGTAAgttcttgaaaaaaatatttaccaattTGGTATCCATTAGATGAGACAGTATTGTACATGGCTTCCAGTGCCGTGCCTGACTTATCATCAGTGATGAAGCTGTGCTGCAAGTCTTTGATGATGTCCTCGAAATCAGGAGTCCACTGCGCGAAGTACACAGGGGCATTGACCTCGTTCTGGATCATGGCTAGCTCAAGGATTTGGATATGctagaattaataatatattttttttaatagtgtttatttctttttttaattataggtagtgatttttttaatagatatttttttataagtctatTATCTTTGGTTACTGATCACTTggtgtaatttaatattgtctctagtttaattttattttgaaaggaaaaccaaaaggaaaattacaaaataatctaaaacatgcataaaaaaatttacctcTCTCTCTTCAGGAGTCAAAACAGTATCATTCTTCGGCATAACTAGGAGCAATGCCCCGGCTTTACTCCGGATCTCCATGAACTGTTCTACCGTGATGTCTTGCACCCGAGCCACTACACAATGCCGAGATGTGCTCCAAGAGGTCAGCGACCTGCCCTCTAAGTTGAAACTAGCACTGCGGCATCCTGACATTTATAATAGTGTTTTAGAAATGTAAAAAGTTATCTTTGACAAAAGATAACCAAGTGAGGGTCAAGTCTCATAAGACAGAAGTTTATTATGCTTTTTATCAATAGGAACAactgactatatgtattgataaaaCATATTGTTTACATGTTATCCTAttgttatgaatttaaataacttaGGTTATTCCAAGTTGTAATTAGGATTTTGTTGTCTATGACACAACATTGAGTTTTAAAGAAGTTTGAcccaaatatatttaaacaatcaGGACAAATCAATCAAATGATTTTGTGACGTTTTTGAACACATTATTCCCattaaaatgagtataatttaGAAGAAATTAGGGCGTAGCTTTTCTCAAATGTTAGATAAGGAGATACAATTATCAAAGTAAACAATCGAGTAGAATTTTCAGATAGTTAAAAGATAACCTCAAAATTACAGCTCATCGATTAATATGAATTTAGAAGAATAATGTGCTTTTATTGTATGACTTACCATGGGGTACTGTATGTAGGTCGTATTGCTGCATTCTATAGACGGAAAACTCATGAGAAGCAGCTACAGGATTAACAGGAGACATGATGATAAAGATTGGCAAAGCCACTAAGAGATAATAGGGTAAATATCCCTTAAAAATTTCGGCAAAGCCGTCCGCTTCGTCTAACCACATCTTGGTGACTAATTATGATGTTATTACTAACGAAATTAACACTAAAACCGATTTTTAACACATAATCCAGTTAGAAACCTTACGTGTGATAAACTCGGTCAatgacatttgtttttttttttcaatacagTCAGATTATGCTAGTGTTTGACAAAACGAAATGACTTGGTCGATTTTTGACTCTGTATGAAAATGTAACGATGAATCAATCGATTTAGAATAttctatttgaattaatatctattcaattagatttaaaattaaaaaggtcCGCGGCCGCTGGTCACTCCGCACCGCAGTACAAATTGGTACGATAGGTATAGTTTGAAATTTTGGTCTGTTTGACTCCCATCATCATTACATAACCGTCCAGGTTTCCGTGGCTGGGCTGGACCACGTTTTTCAACGTGTTCTATTAATATGAACAAAGGCtttattgtgattttttattgtatgaaaGCTCTTTTTTGTTGTTAATCAAAGAAAGTAATCATCACTACGTTGTGAACTGTTGTTTTCGCAGCGTTACTCatataatgtacctactacTTATATTTTCGTATCGGTAAAATAAGTCATATGGTCTGCTCAAAATGGTAAATAAGTTATGTATGTTCTAAAGAACGCCGTAATCGGGTAAAATGATAAGTACTTACcttagtaattaattaagtaagaGATTACGGCGAAGCAAAAAGGAGGGTTATGATTTTGACTTGTCCAAGTGAGTACGGATGTTCATTTGTTCCCTCATAACTCTAGTCCGCTAGTTAAATAAGCTTCTACgtacttgtattatttttaccactaagaatttattttatttaaatctatcaATACCCTATGACGTATAAAACCTTTgcgttttatataaaaagatttctaacatttaaaaaaaaatcaaaaaagaaaattgacatTATTCTTTTAGAGTAGGTGTTTTGTTGACTCTCATTATTAACCTAATTAACAAGGCTTTTTATTCAATGGAGAAGTG of the Amyelois transitella isolate CPQ chromosome 19, ilAmyTran1.1, whole genome shotgun sequence genome contains:
- the LOC106132773 gene encoding BOS complex subunit ncln — translated: MWLDEADGFAEIFKGYLPYYLLVALPIFIIMSPVNPVAASHEFSVYRMQQYDLHTVPHGCRSASFNLEGRSLTSWSTSRHCVVARVQDITVEQFMEIRSKAGALLLVMPKNDTVLTPEEREHIQILELAMIQNEVNAPVYFAQWTPDFEDIIKDLQHSFITDDKSGTALEAMYNTVSSNGYQIVVSAPVPQKLDSKPVTLHGKLVGRAGSQTIIIAAHYDSSGVAPDLSLGADSNASGAVAVVELARIFSRLYSRPGARGAATLLFVLTAAGHSLNYFAAKKWLEEQLDAADAALLQDVSFAMCLDAISSAPSLTMHVSKPPKPGGAAHSIKSRLGAPLNHKKINLADETLAWQHERFSIRRMTAFTLSSLQSHREPSRSSILDTPSVGGLANLVHNIESTARALASHIYNLTDEVNDEDSALYDDALGVDEAFVKHWYKYLSSQSRAPQIITTTAPNAGVTGALERALSRYMEVTVSAHSADKREPEFTLYGTTRATLFVYSVKPAVFDLILTLAILSYLTVVYFAIQVFPRFYEEYARIITGKVKVN